ATACGGCATTGCAGCTCCTCGGCGACAAATGGCCGGTAGAGGAAGTCGCTGGCGCCCGCCTTCAGGAAACTGGCTGACAGCATGCGGTCGTTGGACGAAGAGACGCCGATGACGCGCAGCCTGTCGGAACCAAAGCGATGGCGGATGCGCCGCGTCAGCTCGTAGCCGCTCATGTCGGGCATGTGATGATCGGTGACGACGAGTTCGATGTCGCTGTAGGCTTCGAGAGCGGCCAACGCCTCGAGCCCCGAGCTTGCCTCGACGACGAGATATTGCTGCGCCTTCAAGAGATCGACGAGCACCTGGCGTGCCGAGACGACATCGTCGACGACGAGGACCCGCGTCTTGCGGTTGGAGATCGCCCGGCGGACGGTGGCAACCAGATTGTCGAGCGCGAATTCATTATCCTTCAGCACGTAATCGATGACATTGCGCTCCATGATCCTGTTGCGCGTATTGAGATCGAACGTGGCGGTAAAGACGATTGCTGGAATATCGTGCTCGATCGTGCAGTCGAGCGCCTCGCCATAGGGCGAATCCGGCAGGTTGAGATCGACGACGGCCATGGTGTAGCCGTGACCGTCTTCGGCAAGCTCCCTGCGAAGCGCCTTCAGCGACGAGCAGGATTTGACGGCAAGCCCAAGTTCCGTCTGGAACCGGTGACAGAGCACGGCGGAAAACATCCGGGAATCTTCAACCAGAAGTATTTTGAGCCCGCCGGAGCGCAGCCCGATTCCATCCCGCTGAAAATCCGCTTGAAAAGCCACAGCCGCTATTCCCCCCTGCGCCTCACGGGCTCGACTCGGCCCTCCCCCCGGCGGGGCGGACGATAACCGAGCGGCCTGTGCGCGTGAAGGGGACAAATGATGGTGTTACTTGTAATTGCAAAAATTCGATGCCGGTCCCCGACCGGCATCCCCGCCTCACTGGCAATACTCAAGCTGGGTGAGCCGTCAGGCAACCGCCCGCTCCTTGCGCATCGACTGGATTTGCAAAAGCGTATCGAGATTCTGATTGACGCGGCAGTAGAACTCCTCGTCGATGAAGGGGCGCAACATGAAATCATTGCCGCCGGCTTTGAGGAACCGCGCCGAAAGCAGCCGGTTCGAGGAGGAGGAAACGCCGATGATGCGCAGTTCATGTGAGCCTATATTGGCGCGAATGCGCCGGGTCAGCTCGAAGCCGTCTATATCGGGCATATTGTAATCGGTGATCATCAGGCCGATGTCGCGGTTGGCCTTCAGGATTTCCAATGCCTTGGCGCCGTTTTCGGCGGTGCTGACGCGGAAATTATAGCGTTTCAGTCGGCTCGAAAGCAGGGCGCGCGCCGTCGCACTGTCGTCGACGATCAGCACGTGATGGCGGTGATTGGTCAAGAACCGGCAGATCGATTCGGCCAGGAGGTCGACGGCGAAGACGTTGTCCTTCAGGATATAATCGACGATATCCTTGGCCATCAGCTTGTCGCGCATGCTTTCATGGAAGGTGCCGGTAAAGACGATGGTGGGAATGGAGAGATCGACCAGATATTCCAACGCCTCACCGTTTTCGGCGCCGGGCAGATTGATATTCGAGATCGCCAGCGTGATCGGATCGGAAGATTTGTCGTAGGCAAACTGCAAATCCTCGAAGTTGCGGCAGATCTCGACATTAATGTCGAACAATTCCTTGAGGCGTTTGCTGATCATCGAGGTGAAGACGTTTGAATCTTCCGCGACGATAATACGCGCGCCGGCAAACATCTCTCCGGAATATTGCATCCCCGAAATACCCAAAAACGCCATGGTAAACCTTTGATGTAAATTCTGTCCCCGGCTCAAACTGATACATCAATTGATTTGAATAATTATTAATCAGCACCTGCCGTTACGATATGAAGAAGCGGTGCAATGGTGGCCCTGCGATTTCCTTGCAAATATGATTAAGAGTCTGTTCGAGAAAGCGGATAGCGGGCCGGCCTTCGTGTCATGAGCTTGATCATTGCAGCCTGGATGAACGTAGCGCATGCTGCTTCTACATGTTGACGCGTGGTAGCGGGTGTCCAGATCATTTCTCCCCGTTTGTCGCACTGGAGGAATTTCCAGACATTCATGTTATGCGTCGTTGGCGAATACGGCATGAGATCGCGATGCAGGAAACCAGATCAATAGCCTATGCTGGTTTCAGAACCCCGAGCCTTCTTAGCGTGCTGACGGTCTTGGCAGCGGGACTGCTCTCCGGTTGCGCCAGAATGCCCCCGGTATTTTCAGATGATGGCGCGACAATTTCATTCAAGGTTGAAAAGTTTAGGTACCGGGTTCCTGGTCAAACCGAAGTGTCTTGCGATCTTGATGATCAGCGAAAATTGGCAGTTTGAAACAATGGCCTAACCTCCGAGTTGGCGGTGGCTGGGCTTCCCTTCCGTGGCGTCGTCTTAGTTGAATTCGATGGGCGGCGATTTAGGCCCGCCGAGCGCCCCTAAGTTGCGTGGCCCGAACTGGTTGCCCCTTTGGAGCCTCGCCTCGAAGCTCGCAGTTTTCGAACAGGCTCTAAGAATTCATCCGGCTGGCCGACCTCCTGCGAAGCAGTTATAAAGAGCCAGCGATCCGAAACGCCGACAGGTTTCCATGACCCGATCCGATCCCGTGATCGAATGGCTTCTCGATTCCGACCCGGCCATCCGCTGGCAGGTGATGCGCGACCTCATCGACGCGCCGGAGCCGGAATGGATAGCCGAGCGGGTCAAGGTGGAGACGGAAGGCTGGGGCGCGAGGCTGCTTGCCTGCCAAGACGAGGACGGCCAATGGGCGGGCGGCGCCTTTCTTCCCGCCGGCTTCGACCCGCGCGAGTGGCGCGAGCGCGGCCAGCCGTGGACGGCGACCAATTTTTCGCTATCGCAATTGCGCGAATTCGGTCTCGATGCCGCCTGCGAGCAGGCCAGGCGCACCGTCAAATTGATCGGCGCCAATGCCCATTGGGAGGAAGGCGGTCAGCCCTATTGGCAAGGCGAAGTCGAGGAATGCATCAATGGCCGCACGGTCGCTGACGGCGCCTATTTCGGTATCGACGTCTCCTCCATTGTCGAGAGATTGACCGGCGAGCGCCTCGATGATGGCGGCTGGAATTGCGAACGCTGCAGCGGCTCGATTCGGTCGTCCTTT
This DNA window, taken from Rhizobium etli CFN 42, encodes the following:
- a CDS encoding response regulator produces the protein MAFLGISGMQYSGEMFAGARIIVAEDSNVFTSMISKRLKELFDINVEICRNFEDLQFAYDKSSDPITLAISNINLPGAENGEALEYLVDLSIPTIVFTGTFHESMRDKLMAKDIVDYILKDNVFAVDLLAESICRFLTNHRHHVLIVDDSATARALLSSRLKRYNFRVSTAENGAKALEILKANRDIGLMITDYNMPDIDGFELTRRIRANIGSHELRIIGVSSSSNRLLSARFLKAGGNDFMLRPFIDEEFYCRVNQNLDTLLQIQSMRKERAVA
- a CDS encoding diguanylate cyclase, translated to MAFQADFQRDGIGLRSGGLKILLVEDSRMFSAVLCHRFQTELGLAVKSCSSLKALRRELAEDGHGYTMAVVDLNLPDSPYGEALDCTIEHDIPAIVFTATFDLNTRNRIMERNVIDYVLKDNEFALDNLVATVRRAISNRKTRVLVVDDVVSARQVLVDLLKAQQYLVVEASSGLEALAALEAYSDIELVVTDHHMPDMSGYELTRRIRHRFGSDRLRVIGVSSSNDRMLSASFLKAGASDFLYRPFVAEELQCRIANNAETLAQMRQLRAAAACDYLTGLYNRRYFYDNGPKLVNECLRLKVPSSVAILDIDHFKRLNDTYGHEIGDKVLKAVANRLFTIFEGSDNLLSRLGGEEFAILFPQMDSAAATKLCDEIRSDISRLKVTADDEDLGVTISIGIAEIGGYETFENYLNAADQFLYMAKHRGRNQVYSDAKMTEEAAQ